The genomic DNA TTGACGCCGCTGCAGACAGCGCGCTCTCCACCACTCCGATCAGCATCAGCGACATGGCGCGTGCCATTGTTTCACCTGCGGGCTGATTACTGAAGAGTTGACCTGGAGCGCGGGGAGGATCCAGCGGGTGGAGGTCGGTGTCACGTTAAATACCCCTGAACGGGATCACTTTAGGGAAAACCAAGTGGCCTTTCAATTAGGACGCACAGACAAAAGCAGCCCGCTGATCATGCTGTTCTTCTATTGTATTTTCTTTATCtcttgtaaatatgaataaactACCAGTAGGAGCCAGGCAGCTGTTGACTAACCTCCCCCCACCACCCCTGTGTTTAGGTTGGTCGGGCATGGAATGCCTATATGCGGGTCATATCTCAACCAGCATCAGGGGCGTCCCCACCCAGGGGTCATCACaccaacataaacacacacagtgatagTGACTAGGAATTCCAGTCCAAATAACAGCCTTTAGTCTGTGGATGTCCAATAGGCTAGAGGTGTCCAACGCAACAGCATTACTGCAGACCAGTGGTTACTGCGGACCAGTGGTTACTGCGGACCAGTGGTTACTGCAGACCAGTGGTTACTGCAGACCAGTGGTTACTgcagaccagtggttcccaaccaggggtacttggcctatccacagggggtacttgagaagactcatgaggctataggcctactggtaaaatgcacataagGTGGTAAATCAGGGGTACTCCAGGAAGAGCGTAATTCCGTTGGTGGTACAGTAAGGGAAAAATGTTGGGAAGCACTGCTGTAGACTACATCCATTAGAATGTCATAAACACTTTAGTTGAAGAGCTGAAGATATGGGCCTGTGGTGGAGATGCAGCCTGTTTTTAAGACCAttagtgatttaaaaataccaatacAACTGTCCCGTTTCAGGAGCGAGACTGCCTTTTATTTCTAAAAATACGGAAAATAAAAATATGACCCAAAGCCAAAAGAAATACTAGTTCTGTTCTGGATTTCGTCAGAAGAACTGTTGAGTCCGCTCTGATTCTGAACATGAGAAGAGGGCCACAGGCAACGTTCCTCATCATAAAACACCGCCCTTTTGAGTACTGTTCCGCCTTCTGATTGGCTTCTGAGACCACTCCTGGCCGCTGGTTGGCTGTCCCTCGCGAGACAAACGGAGAATTTGTTCTTTACGGAGTGGGACGGAGGCGCGCGGGCAGAACACGCAGAGACCGACCAGCAACCTGTCACCACAGCGTATAGAGAGCAGACCTAACAGAGATACTATACCGGGAAACTGGGACGGACAGGGCTCCGGGATGTCTCGTCCGTGAGAAACCACATAAGGAACTATCGAAACAGACACTGCAAAGCGAGGCAGGAGTTTTAATTAGAAGGAAATCTGGATATAACAGTTCCTCTTATTATTGCCGTTGGATACGTTGTTTCCAACTTTGCTTGACGGGTCGGAGTGGGCTACCAACTGTGCTTCCAGTGGAGAGTTTCGTCTTGGCGAGACAGGAGCGGATATAAACAGCCGCTGACCGTGAACTCTGAAGTGGACTAATCTTTCCCCAGCACCCGGTGGACTAGCCCACCAGGCAACGCCCGGAACCCAATCAGTTGATCAGTTTGGATTCTTAGTGGGATTAGTTTGGACCTTTCCCCCTTCGTAACAATGAGTCGGGTCGTGTACACTCTTGCGGCGGTAGCGCTCTCCCTTTTGCTGCTGTGCGGTCCAGGATCCATTGGTCTGGTGCGTGCATTCGGCGACGAGACAGAGGAGATGACGTGCGACCCGATACGCATCGCCATGTGCCAGGACCTGGGCTACAACGTTACCAAGATGCCCAACCTGGTGGGCAACGTCCTGCAGTCAGACGCCGAGCTCCAGCTCACCACCTTCACACCACTCATACAGTATGGCTGCTCCAGCCAGTTGaaggtaggcacacacacacacacacacacacacacacacacacacacttttattttcatatttaacctttatttaactaggcaagtcagttcagaacaaattattatttaccatgacggcctaggaacagtgggttaactgccttgttcaggggcagaacgacagatttttaccttgtcagcctgggattcaatccagcaacctttctattactagcccaatgctctaaccactaggctacctgcatatgttttactatccttgtgtgAACCACATTGATTTCCATTAAAAATCCAAATTTTCCCTAaacgtaaccctaacccttacccctaaTTGTTACCCTAAACCTAGCCCTAAGCCTAAATAGCTTTTGTCCTCGTGGGGACCAGAGAAATGTCCTCACATGGGAGAATTTTCCTTGtgttactatccttgtggggactttggCGGATTTCcggtacccacacacacacacacacacacacacacacacacacacacacacacacacacacacacacacacacacacacacacacacactctagctACTCCAGCCGActaaaggtacacacacacacacacacacacacacacacacacacacacacacacacacacacacacacactagctactCCAGCCGACTaaaggtgcacacacacacacacacacacacacacacacacacacacacacactgttggttCTCAGGCTGGGATGTGTGATTGAGCAGGCAGTGTATAgtggaaagagaaaaagagagcacaTGACAGAGTTGCAGGGAGGCAGCCAGTCTTGGTTCAGCAGCACGGGGCAATGAGATAATACATATCTGAGGAGAGGGCCAGGCCAGCTCCACATGGCAACAACAATACTGCTCTCAGTACTACTCTCTGTAAGGCCGCTTGTCTGCCCTAACCGCCATGAAGCTGGAAATTAAATCCTTCCCATTTTGTCTTTTTCATAAGGtttttattgtcctgactgaaaTGACAAATGAGTACACGCTTAGAAAAAAAGGTCCAATCTATAACCAaatagggttcttcggctgtccccataggagaagagagttctacctggaaccaaaaaagagaaaagagttctacctggaaccaaaaagggttctcctatggggacagccgcagaACCCTTTAAGTGTAGTTATTTGTGTGGTTAGATGGAAATATGAGGATGAAGACACCCAGTTCTGTGGATATTTACTGTGGTTTACCACTCCATAGTCTGTAGACACAGCAACCCACTGGCTACTCTGTCTCTAAGGACATCCCTTATCCGGACCATTGACATATATTAAACAAACATTCAGTCCATTAGTCCAATTCTAATTGATTTAAGAGCTTTTGTGGTATTACTGTGGCATTGTAGTTGTCTGGATGCAATAGGTTATTATGAGTTTGTGTTGTGATTGTCTGTCTCTTGTGGTTCAGTGTGTGAGCGTTTTATGTGAGCTCTCTGGAGTGACGGAGGTGAAATGTTGACATTTCCTATCTGAGCACAGAAACATCCCTCAGATTAGGCTCTTTCTTTCTTACACACTGTCAGACATTCACCCGAGGAAATGGAAACTAGATCTTGCACATTGCTTTTCTAATAGGAAAGAATCCCtcaggtatccacacacacacacacttggctgTGAACAGTGGTAGCAGTCCGGTTACCTGCTGCAGAGGGAGGAAAACAAGCCTTCTCCGGTCCAGCTAGTGATCAGAGAACAGTAGCACAGCTCCAACAGAGACAAGCGTCACTGATATCGTCTCTCACCCACAATGCTGCCCTGCGCTTCCCATGCTACAGGGTAGCCCCTGTGGCCCTGAGACATCCATCTCTCCAGGGAATTATCTGTACGACCattcaatcacctgtttatttgTTGTAGTAGCTTTAATAATCATTTTTAAATTCCCTAAAGGTTTCAACACAATGTTTTCTGCTACTTGGCTGGTTTTCCTGACTAAGCTTGAAACACAATTCCTTTCATTTCCAGTTGTTGTCTGAAATTAGAATAGGAAGCAGACTAAGGACCATGATGCAACACAGGGAAAGCAGACAGAGCAATGCACACAGAATCATCATAGAAACTATTTTAGAAATGAATGAATATGCCAAGAtaacacccctctctgtctctctctccagttcttcCTGTGTGCGGTGTACGTGCCCATGTGTACAGACAAGGTTCCCATCCCCATCGGGCCGTGTGGcagcatgtgtctgtctgtcaagaGGAAGTGTCTGCCAGTCCTAGTAGAGTTTGGCTTCGTCTGGCCAGAGCTGCTGAACTGCAGCCTGTTTCCCCCTCAGAACGACCACAACCACATGTGTATGGAGGGTCCGGGGGACGAGGAGGCCTCGTTCCACCCCGTCCGACCTCTGCCCCCGCAGGAGGAGGAGTGCCAGGCCCTGGGGGCCGGGCCAGACCAGTATGCCTGGGTGAGGCGGAGCCACAGCTGTGCACTGCAGTGTGGGTATGACGCAGGGCTGTACCGGCGCGGGGCCAAGGTGTTTACAGACGTGTGGATGGCAGTGTGGGCAGTGTTGTGTTTCCTCTCTACCACCCTGACCGTCCTCACCTTCCTCCTGGACTCAACACGTTTCTCCTACCCCGAGAGACCCATCATCTTCCTCTCCATGTGCTCCAACCTCTACAGCGTGGCCTACCTGGTGAGGACATAGGACTTAGAGCAGGGGTAGGTAGCCCTGCTACTGGACTGTTGTAGAAACTTCATGGTTTGATTTAactgacctggaagaccaggtgtgttctAATTTAGGCAACCACTgaactgattgattgatttgactTTGAAACGTTTAAAACATATACATAAGGGTGTTCCAGCCAGTGACGCCTCCACATACAATTTAAGaaaatcatcaaggataacaCAATAAAGCTAGAaagcttatttccattgtggtccttttGGAGGGGGAAGGGTGGGGGGCTGCAGAAAGGTTGGGCGCAATGGTAGTGGCAACAAACAATGACAGACAAAATAGTTTGTTTCATAAAATTAGCTAATTAGTACAGTTCCATTTCCTAATAAACAACTTTGGGCAGGTACATCTCCCTTGTCTCACATACCcctaatatgtatgtatgtatgtatgtatgtatgtatgtatgtatgtatgtatgtatgtatgtatgtatgtatgtatgtatgtatgtatgtatgtaatgtgtatatgtatgtatgtgtgtgtgtgtgtgtgtgtgtgtgtgtgtacatatatatatatatatatatatatatatatatatatatatatatatatatatatatatatatatatatatatatatatatatacacaacaaTCAATCCATAATATATACAAGACTGGAGGCATACTGTACCTACAGGGTGCATAGTTGGAACAAAAAACTGGGTTGCCTTCCCCTGACTTAAATGATTAAACTAATGCTTAAAGCACTGGGATGTTTCTCAATAGTTTAAATTAGTCTCCTCTTCTCCATGATCACTAATATGACCTGTGGAAACAGTTTGTTGTAAACCTGTCTAGTCCTTTCAGCTACCAGTGGTAATGAGGAAAGTAGACAAGGACAGGAAGACATGCTAGAGTACGTAGACCTAGCCATGGTCTCCTGGATGACCTGATGACCCCTGGTCTCCTGGATGACCTGATGACCCCTGGTCTCCTGGATGACCTGGTCCATGTCTAAcccctgtgtctctgtctttccctgtagGTGCGCCTGACTCTGGGTCGGGAGCGTGTGTCCTGTGACCTGGAGGAGGCAGCGGTACCTGTTCTGGTACAGGAGGGGTTAAAGAGTACCAGCTGTGCCATCGTCTTCCTCCTGCTCTACTTCTTTGGCATGGCCTCCTCGTTGtggtgggcacacacacacacacacacacacacacacacacacacacacacacacacacacacacacacaaactctggaCAAAAGTATTACACTGTAAGGAATAGACTTTAATGAAACTGTTAGAACAGTGGACTCCCAGCTCTCTAACccgtctctctgcctcctcccagGTGGGTGATTCTGACTCTGACCTGGTTCCTGGCTGCAGGGTTAAAGTGGGGTCACGAGGCCATCGAGATGCACAGCTCCTACTTCCACATAGCAGCCTGGGCCATCCCCGCCGTTAAGACCATCGTCATCCTCATCATGCGACTAGTAGACGCTGATGACCTCACGGGGCTGTGCTACGTGGGTAACCTACAGCAGGAGGCAGTGACGGGCTTCGTGGTCGCCCCGCTCGCTGCATACCTCCTCATTGGCACTCTGTTTATCTGCGCCGGCTTGGTGGCCCTGTTCAAGATCCGCTCCAACCTACAGAAGGACGGGGCCAAAACAGACAAGCTGGAGCGTCTGATGGTGAAGATCGGAGTGTTCTCTGTGCTGTACATGGTACCTGCGTCCACCGTGATAGGCTGCTACCTCTACCAGCTGTCCCACTGGGGGGACTTCAGGGCCAGTGCCAGGGACTCATACGTGGCAGCAGAGATGTTGAGGATCTTTAtgtctctgctggtgggcatcaCGTCGGGCATGTGGATCTGGTCGGCCAAGACCCTTCACACCTGGCAACGCTGCTCTGCCCACCTGTGGAGGGACGGCCGGGCAGGGAGGGGCAAGCGGGCACCGGGGGACAGCTGGATTAAACCTGGCAAGGGCAATGAGACGGTGGTGtgagtagggagggagagaaagagagaggggaagatagGAACCAGGTGGCTTTTTAAAGCAAACCTGGCCCCAAACCCACTGCTAGTGCTACTACCTGATgtagagagcgaaagagagaaggacagacagaTAAATAGCCCCACTAAGCAGACAGTGGTCTCCTTTGCCCACGTTGTCTGTGGTTCTCTCCCTACAGACTAACCCACTGCCAGAGAAGAGACTCACCCTGTAGCCTACAGCAGGCTCTGGGCTGATCTATAGAACCTTCTGACTTTAGAGAGTTGTTTTAAAGGTTGAATTTACACTGGAGAGTCATGGTCCAGATGATGTACAGATCTAAACTACAGCCACACTGAAATGCACTATGACTAGCTGATGTGGATGTAGCTTGGTTAACATGCCTTATGTGGAACGGGAGGCTGGGCTGCCCAGCCAGCCACACTCTGGAGGCTATGAAGCTATGCCACTGCAAAGGCACCTGGGATTTGTAGTGAATTGACTCAATGGTGCTGCAGCTAAGGCACCTGGGAAACGTAGGCCTATGTCCTTTACCTCAGTGCTCAGCAAGCAGCACAGCTGACCTCCACCAACCTACACGCAGTCTTAATGAGGAAACAGACACTCAACTATGAACTCTGAACTTTAACCCTTGACCTTCTTCAGTCACTCATGGAACCCTTAGGAATGGCGGTCATTAATGAACTGGTGTAAGGTTCTTTCTGTATTTCTTTGTACCAGTTATGGAAGTGAATTAAGGGTTATTATGAATGATGTTAGACAATCAACCCCCAAAATACATTATGCAAATGCTATAATACACCAacagtgaaacacacagagagagagagagagagtcacactCATACAGTCTGTAGAGTTGCCACTTATGCAATCCACTCCCATCAAATCTGCTGCATCAGCTGAGTTATTATTGCATTAAGCTGCaaccatcacaacacacacagcagagagacagtcaaatacaatacacacacacacacacacacagcagagaaacagtcaaatacaacacacacagcagagaaacagtcaaatacaacacacacacagcagagagacagtcaaatacaacacacacacagcagagagacagtcaaatacaacacacacagcagagacagagggactcTGCAGCCTGTCTCTCGACATCTCTACTGTGTTGCCAGTCTGACGGACAAGTCCTCTGGTTAAATGGTCTCAAATGCAACCCTATCATTCCCCATATAGtgactacactacacactatgaGGAATAGGTGTGGTTTGGGAAGTGCCCTTTTGAAGTGTGATTTTAATAACCTGTTAGTACCTAAGACCTTTGGGTACTGCCAACCCCACAAATCCATGAAGTACTTTTTTGTAAAGAGAAACAGGTGTTTTGATGTTTATTAAATTTATTATAAGAAATGCTAATTTATCTTtgtaaaaatacataaaaaaacacaaaaaaaagtttataaaaataaaatacttttgtatcagaagaaaaataaaaacgtTTTGGTTTTAAAAGGTGTTCTACTTGTAATTATTGTgtgtgaatgttggcccatttaTAATCCCATTATAACCATTGTAATATATACCATTATACCTGGATTTAAATCAGCACTACATCAAGTCAAACTCTAAACTGGATTTAAAATAAACTCACAATTCAGATTTGCTGGATAATGCCTTAAATAGCTCTttcgtcccaccccacacacatgcggagacctcacctagGTTAACTGATGCCTCTAGAGACAACACCTCTCATCGTCACccaacgcctaggtttacctccactgtactcacattctACCATaaccttgtctgtacattatgccttgaatctattctaccacgcccagaaatgtgctccttttattctgtccccaacgcactagacgaccagttcttatagcctttagccgtacccttatcctactcctcctctaatcctctggtgatgtagaggttaacacaGGCCCTGTAGCCcgcagttccactcctattccccaggcactctcatttgttgacttctgtaaccgtaaaagccttggtttcatgcatgctaacatcagaagcctcctccctaagtttgttttactcactgctttagcacactcctccaaccctgatgtcctagccgtgtctgaatcctggcttaggaaggccaccaaaaattctgaaatgtcCATCTCCAACTACAGcattttctgccaagatagaactgccgaaGGGGGTGGAGTTGGAAtatactgcagagacagcctgcagagttctgtcatgctaacCAGGTCTGTTCCCAAACAGTTCGACcttctactttaaaaaatccacctttccagaaataagtctctcactgttgccgacccccctcagcccccagctgtgccctggacaccatatgtgaattaatcgcaccccatttatcttcagaatTTGTTCTGCtcggtgacctaaactgtgataTGCTTAACAcaccggccgtcctacaatctaagctagatgccctcaatctcacaaatattatcatggaacctatcaggtacaaccctaaatctgtaaacacgggcaccctcatagatatcatcctgaccaacctgccctctaaatgcacctctgctgtcttcaaccaggatctcagcgatcactgcctcattgcctgcgtccataatgggtctgtggtcaaacgaccacccctcatcactgtcaaacgctccctaaaacacttctgcgagcaggcctttctaatcgatctggcccgggtatcctggaaggatattgacctcattctgtcagtagaggatgcctagttattctttaaaagtgttttcctcaccatcttaaataacaATGCcctattcaaaaaatgtagaactaagaacagttaaagcccttggttcactcttgacctgactgcccttgacctgcacaaaaacatcctgtggcgtactgcattagcactgaatagcccccgcgatatgcagcttttcagggaagttaggaaccaatgtAAAccggcagttaggaaagcaaaggctatatttttcaaacagaaatttgcatcctgtagcacaaactccaaaaggttctgggacactgtaaagtccatggagaataagagcacctcctcccagctgcccactgcactgaggctaggaaacaccttcaccaccgataaatcgagaaatacgataatcgagaatttcaataagcatttttctacggctggccatgctttccacctggttacCCCTACCCCTTTCAAAATCTCTTCACCCCCCACAACAACTTGCCCAAgcatcccccatttctccttcacccaaatccagatagctgatgttctgaaagagctgcaaaatatggacccctacaaatcagctgggctagacaatctggaccctctctttctaaaattattagccacaattgttgcaacccctattactaacctgttcaacctctctttcgtatcgtctgagatccccaaagattggaaatttgccgcggtcatccccctcttcaaagggggagacactctagacccaaactgttacacacctatatctatcttaccctgcctttccaaggtctttgaaagccaagttaacaaa from Salmo trutta chromosome 26, fSalTru1.1, whole genome shotgun sequence includes the following:
- the LOC115163703 gene encoding frizzled-4 → MSRVVYTLAAVALSLLLLCGPGSIGLVRAFGDETEEMTCDPIRIAMCQDLGYNVTKMPNLVGNVLQSDAELQLTTFTPLIQYGCSSQLKFFLCAVYVPMCTDKVPIPIGPCGSMCLSVKRKCLPVLVEFGFVWPELLNCSLFPPQNDHNHMCMEGPGDEEASFHPVRPLPPQEEECQALGAGPDQYAWVRRSHSCALQCGYDAGLYRRGAKVFTDVWMAVWAVLCFLSTTLTVLTFLLDSTRFSYPERPIIFLSMCSNLYSVAYLVRLTLGRERVSCDLEEAAVPVLVQEGLKSTSCAIVFLLLYFFGMASSLWWVILTLTWFLAAGLKWGHEAIEMHSSYFHIAAWAIPAVKTIVILIMRLVDADDLTGLCYVGNLQQEAVTGFVVAPLAAYLLIGTLFICAGLVALFKIRSNLQKDGAKTDKLERLMVKIGVFSVLYMVPASTVIGCYLYQLSHWGDFRASARDSYVAAEMLRIFMSLLVGITSGMWIWSAKTLHTWQRCSAHLWRDGRAGRGKRAPGDSWIKPGKGNETVV